A part of Oncorhynchus gorbuscha isolate QuinsamMale2020 ecotype Even-year linkage group LG09, OgorEven_v1.0, whole genome shotgun sequence genomic DNA contains:
- the LOC124044001 gene encoding sterile alpha motif domain-containing protein 9-like isoform X2, with translation MENEEEGKPTDLPDEIKDWNKHHVKQWALNEACVDGDSANILLQQNINGPSLLLLEKSDLLEVGVTLGPAKLIIHKRDELLKFKKEQLSSPTTNQSGRPCKPYPFHRHHDACRYKANSVLDVTESGASDYIEPCHEYKGYIHMSEAAVESKMEKFTDEVIRFAAACMNSRTNGTIHFGVGDKPDFVHGQVLGVSVPDKEAYVNALPQAIEGHFEYKHIQAAKMCIKPPRFVEVLNPDMTSSEKYVIEVDIVPDFVICQENFYHVFRLDTRKSKRKSKSKEKEKEEKKLFFIRDHSSSRDLLALTTSAKPKEEYNRFLDDVPQLSLLRKQAEENRLSVVKSSVQGSRLSEMITGGSQSLDKSHFERYLIVTNKSHLVQLESLGFIPELNPTAVLDFDPESEKHGLMKHFEDQSTINIHLPVQYKITEAVEDIASKLKLTRNTSWILCNGGIERERPSDVDDWLIEKGASVRNVISFLCRKDVLPHKRFLVIFILLSTVSEKMDPLLETFSTFWQELRGTEQILCICENEEAFTCWRDLIESRYGLDIKARSIYELSFAEVNGTVLSLWSDNRKSSRFLPCGGGSKVMLTKKEEGSLDILNVLCVNQCEGGNEDKAIIQEKFYKGGKVLWWNFYFSEQPGSMPFIKRDKFDFIMNTVLPALNSLRKACVSFKLLHVPGCGGTTLAMHILWALKDKFRCAVLRDRTADHVVVAEQVVKLLMYETKEQSPRIPVLLMLDDFEEIDDAYDLQQLIEKECVKKDIGSRSPQVILLNCMRTESWEKTESTEGTVFIGNNLSEMEQRQFEKKLEEIEKTYKNADTFYAFMIMKKNFSPEYIQGVARNTLKSFNINHKHAQLIAVLVLLNVYCKGATLSVSLCEEFLGLQTKPHSGSSDVKAGFGKFSTLVTCCTEEAKVVFEAVRMIHSSMAVHCLKELTTTYSVTKAEITDLLLTTNKLYECIQGKDKLMKDVHTMLVKRHHSVKGENSKFSPLIQDIANETPGVEENVLFNAAKRFEKDAVISQLLARYQYLKKKDFREAKDWAKNAKDLSRDNSYISDTSAQVIKHELKSEIQSDKEDPIRPERLKGYLIMAQSATEAFRDTQNIAKKEATLRVQNKRDNSPFNTAGCLGEIQVAVIIIKILEKCPVFSSGNVRHDILSEVLSSKITIQDVVRNDSRLNKHASYYHILSQFEGLLCNLKHNMKKHFDFLDSFYVNLGPRFTLKDSREERTRQELFQCFQRYSDLFCKTDSTELMKNKNLSIMLQIHKARQFLEMRKADTYSGILNCLSNVTSTDMMVKIVRQYDLILSKTPERSVREMVNFIYANVVLSCVKPESQHLRPYKILIDLLCQVLQGQIPSGETLALHFIAVALLWPHQNFMSHTVESQKLGSYVSQIKTSFWNEMKSVLNGKSPVVHFFLGKKQGYDRLIHLGELERCVSPQENFASLWENGKIWKHERVKELLCRVTGWVQRAFILAVPLNTGSKIEVIPMFKSQLCGKIEGENVSFVIGFSMKGPLAFDIY, from the exons ATGGAG AATGAAGAGGAAGGCAAACCAACTGACCTGCCAGATGAGATTAAGGATTGGAATAAACATCACGTGAAACAATGGGCTCTCAACGAGGCTTGTGTGGATGGTGATTCTGCAAATATCTTGCTTCAGCAGAACATTAATGGGCCCAGTCTTTTACTTTTAGAAAAATCTGATTTACTAGAGGTGGGTGTCACACTGGGGCCTGCAAAGTTGATCATTCACAAGCGGGATGAACTTTTGAAATTTAAGAAAGAGCAGTTGAGTAGCCCAACAACAAATCAGTCTGGGAGACCGTGCAAGCCGTACCCTTTTCATCGACACCATGATGCCTGCAGATACAAAGCGAACAGTGTTCTTGATGTAACAGAATCCGGTGCATCAGACTATATCGAACCCTGTCATGAATATAAAGGATACATCCATATGTCAGAGGCAGCTGTAGAGAGCAAAATGGAAAAGTTCACTGATGAGGTTATTCGATTTGCAGCAGCCTGCATGAATAGCCGCACTAATGGCACCATACATTTTGGAGTTGGTGACAAGCCAGACTTTGTTCATGGGCAAGTTTTGGGAGTTAGCGTCCCGGACAAAGAGGCATATGTCAATGCTCTGCCACAAGCCATTGAGGGTCATTTTGAGTATAAACATATCCAGGCAGCCAAGATGTGCATCAAACCACCTCGATTTGTTGAGGTTCTCAATCCTGATATGACATCCTCAGAGAAGTATGTGATAGAAGTGGACATCGTGCCAGACTTTGTGATCTGTCAAGAGAACTTCTATCACGTTTTCCGCTTGGATACAAGGAAATCAAAGAGGAAGTCCAAaagcaaagagaaagagaaagaggagaaaaaacTATTCTTCATTCGTGATCACAGCAGCAGCAGGGATCTCCTTGCACTAACCACTTCTGCCAAGCCAAAGGAAGAATACAATAGGTTTCTCGACGATGTGCCACAGCTGTCACTGCTAAGAAAACAAGCGGAGGAAAATCGCCTTAGtgtggttaaaagtagtgtcCAGGGCTCCAGACTAAGTGAAATGATAACAGGTGGATCCCAATCCTTAGACAAGTCCCACTTCGAGCGGTATTTGATAGTGACAAACAAATCACATTTAGTTCAATTGGAATCCCTGGGATTTATTCCTGAACTAAACCCAACTGCTGTTTTGGACTTTGACCCTGAGTCGGAAAAACATGGATTGATGAAGCACTTTGAAGACCAGAGTACAATAAATATCCACTTGCCAGTACAATATAAAATCACAGAGGCTGTCGAGGACATTGCTAGCAAGCTAAAACTGACTCGAAACACCAGCTGGATCCTCTGCAATGGGGGAATCGAAAGAGAGAGACCCTCAGATGTAGATGACTGGTTAATAGAGAAAGGAGCGTCTGTACGAAATGTGATTTCATTTCTGTGTCGGAAAGATGTGCTACCACACAAGAGATTCCTGGTTATTTTTATATTGCTGTCTACTGTGAGTGAGAAAATGGACCCTCTGCTTGAGACCTTCAGCACATTCTGGCAGGAGCTCAGAGGAACAGAGCAAATACTTTGCATCTGTGAAAATGAAGAAGCATTCACCTGCTGGAGGGACCTGATTGAATCCCGCTATGGATTAGACATTAAAGCAAGATCAATCTATGAGCTCAGTTTTGCTGAAGTTAACGGCACCGTCCTCAGCCTGTGGTCAGACAACCGGAAATCCAGCCGTTTCCTACCCTGTGGAGGAGGCAGCAAAGTGATGTTAACAAAGAAAGAAGAGGGCAGCCTAGACATCCTGAATGTTCTGTGTGTGAATCAGTGTGAGGGAGGAAATGAAGACAAGGCCATCATACAGGAGAAGTTCTACAAAGGAGGAAAGGTGTTATGGTGGAACTTCTATTTCTCTGAGCAGCCAGGATCCATGCCATTCATCAAACGGGACAAGTTTGACTTCATCATGAACACTGTCCTACCAGCTTTGAACTCTTTGAGAAAAGCTtgtgtgtccttcaaacttttgCATGTCCCAGGATGTGGTGGAACTACACTAGCTATGCATATATTATGGGCACTGAAAGACAAGTTCCGTTGTGCTGTTCTGAGGGACAGAACCGCGGATCATGTTGTTGTAGCAGAGCAGGTGGTCAAGCTACTGATGTATGAGACAAAAGAACAATCTCCCCGGATTCCTGTGTTGCTCATGCTAGATGACTTTGAGGAGATTGATGACGCATATGATTTGCAGCAGCTTATTGAGAAGGAATGTGTCAAGAAGGACATTGGATCTAGGTCCCCTCAGGTCATTCTACTCAATTGCATGAGGACTGAGTCTTGGGAGAAGACTGAATCAACTGAAGGCACTGTGTTCATTGGCAATAACCTCTCTGAAATGGAGCAGAGGCAGTTCGAGAAAAAACTGGAGGAGATTGAGAAGACCTACAAGAATGCAGACACATTCTACGCTTTCATGATCATGAAGAAGAACTTTTCACCCGAGTATATACAGGGTGTGGCTCGCAACACCCTAAAGAGCTTCAACATAAATCACAAACATGCACAACTCATTGCTGTTCTGGTCTTGTTGAATGTCTACTGCAAGGGTGCAacactctcagtctctctctgtgaagAGTTTCTTGGCCTCCAGACCAAGCCCCATAGTGGGTCCTCTGATGTTAAGGCTGGATTTGGGAAGTTTTCCACTCTAGTGACCTGCTGCACAGAGGAGGCTAAGGTTGTATTCGAGGCAGTGAGAATGATCCACTCAAGCATGGCCGTGCACTGTTTGAAGGAGCTTACAACCACATACAGTGTAACCAAAGCTGAGATCACTGATCTACTGCTCACCACAAACAAGCTTTATGAGTGCATACAGGGCAAAGATAAACTCATGAAGGATGTTCACACCATGTTAGTGAAAAGACATCACTCAGTCAAGGGTGAAAATTCTAAATTTTCACCTCTCATCCAGGATATTGCAAATGAGACACCAGGTGTTGAAGAAAATGTTCTATTCAATGCAGCCAAGCGCTTTGAAAAAGATGCTGTCATCTCTCAGCTTCTTGCCAGATACCAATACCTGAAGAAAAAGGATTTCAGGGAGGCAAAGGACTGGGCAAAGAATGCGAAAGATCTTTCCAGGGATAACTCCTACATTTCTGACACATCTGCACAAGTGATCAAGCATGAGCTAAAGAGTGAAATACAAAGTGACAAAGAAGATCCCATAAGACCTGAAAGGCTCAAAGGCTATCTTATAATGGCCCAGTCAGCAACAGAGGCCTTCAGGGATACACAGAACATTGCAAAGAAGGAGGCTACTCTGAGAGTacaaaacaagagagacaacagccCTTTCAACACTGCAGGGTGCCTTGGAGAAATTCAGGTTGCAGTCATCATCATCAAAATACTGGAAAAATGTCCAGTGTTTTCTTCAGGCAATGTTCGTCATGACATTCTGAGTGAAGTTCTGTCTAGCAAAATTACAATCCAAGATGTTGTGAGGAATGATTCCAGACTCAACAAACATGCCTCATATTACCACATTCTCAGTCAATTTGAAGGTCTTCTGTGCAACCTTAAACATAACATGAAGAAGCACTTTGATTTTCTTGACAGCTTTTATGTCAACTTGGGTCCCAGGTTCACCCTGAAAGACAGTCGAGAGGAAAGAACTCGACAGGAGCTCTTCCAGTGCTTTCAAAGATACAGTGACCTCTTTTGCAAGACAGATTCCACAGAATTAATGAAAAACAAGAACCTGAGCATCATGCTCCAAATTCACAAGGCAAGGCAATTTTTGGAGATGAGAAAAGCTGATACTTACTCTGGGATTCTAAATTGTCTCTCTAATGTTACCTCAACTGACATGATGGTAAAGATAGTCCGGCAGTATGACTTAATTCTGAGTAAAACTCCTGAAAGGAGCGTGAGAGAAATGGTCAATTTCATCTATGCCAATGTTGTGCTAAGCTGTGTCAAACCTGAATCTCAACACCTTCGCCCGTATAAGATCCTCATTGATCTTCTTTGCCAGGTTCTTCAAGGTCAAATCCCATCTGGTGAGACCTTGGCATTGCACTTCATTGCTGTAGCTCTGCTGTGGCCACACCAGAACTTTATGTCACACACTGTGGAGTCTCAGAAGTTGGGAAGCTATGTGTCACAGATAAAGACATCATTCTGGAATGAGATGAAATCTGTGTTGAATGGAAAGTCGCCTGTTGTCCATTTCTTCTTGGGGAAGAAACAGGGCTATGACCGTCTTATCCACCTTGGAGAACTTGAGAGGTGTGTAAGCCCACAAGAAAACTTTGCTTCGCTCtgggaaaatggaaaaatatggAAGCATGAGAGGGTCAAGGAGCTCCTTTGCAGGGTGACAGGATGGGTTCAAAGagcatttattttggcagttCCCTTGAACACAGGCTCAAAGATTGAAGTCATTCCAATGTTCAAAAGCCAGCTTTGTGGAAAAATCGAGGGAGAAAATGTGTCTTTTGTCATTGGTTTCTCAATGAAGGGCCCACTGGCTTTTGACATATATTGA
- the LOC124044001 gene encoding sterile alpha motif domain-containing protein 9-like isoform X1: protein MEPIYFQNEEEGKPTDLPDEIKDWNKHHVKQWALNEACVDGDSANILLQQNINGPSLLLLEKSDLLEVGVTLGPAKLIIHKRDELLKFKKEQLSSPTTNQSGRPCKPYPFHRHHDACRYKANSVLDVTESGASDYIEPCHEYKGYIHMSEAAVESKMEKFTDEVIRFAAACMNSRTNGTIHFGVGDKPDFVHGQVLGVSVPDKEAYVNALPQAIEGHFEYKHIQAAKMCIKPPRFVEVLNPDMTSSEKYVIEVDIVPDFVICQENFYHVFRLDTRKSKRKSKSKEKEKEEKKLFFIRDHSSSRDLLALTTSAKPKEEYNRFLDDVPQLSLLRKQAEENRLSVVKSSVQGSRLSEMITGGSQSLDKSHFERYLIVTNKSHLVQLESLGFIPELNPTAVLDFDPESEKHGLMKHFEDQSTINIHLPVQYKITEAVEDIASKLKLTRNTSWILCNGGIERERPSDVDDWLIEKGASVRNVISFLCRKDVLPHKRFLVIFILLSTVSEKMDPLLETFSTFWQELRGTEQILCICENEEAFTCWRDLIESRYGLDIKARSIYELSFAEVNGTVLSLWSDNRKSSRFLPCGGGSKVMLTKKEEGSLDILNVLCVNQCEGGNEDKAIIQEKFYKGGKVLWWNFYFSEQPGSMPFIKRDKFDFIMNTVLPALNSLRKACVSFKLLHVPGCGGTTLAMHILWALKDKFRCAVLRDRTADHVVVAEQVVKLLMYETKEQSPRIPVLLMLDDFEEIDDAYDLQQLIEKECVKKDIGSRSPQVILLNCMRTESWEKTESTEGTVFIGNNLSEMEQRQFEKKLEEIEKTYKNADTFYAFMIMKKNFSPEYIQGVARNTLKSFNINHKHAQLIAVLVLLNVYCKGATLSVSLCEEFLGLQTKPHSGSSDVKAGFGKFSTLVTCCTEEAKVVFEAVRMIHSSMAVHCLKELTTTYSVTKAEITDLLLTTNKLYECIQGKDKLMKDVHTMLVKRHHSVKGENSKFSPLIQDIANETPGVEENVLFNAAKRFEKDAVISQLLARYQYLKKKDFREAKDWAKNAKDLSRDNSYISDTSAQVIKHELKSEIQSDKEDPIRPERLKGYLIMAQSATEAFRDTQNIAKKEATLRVQNKRDNSPFNTAGCLGEIQVAVIIIKILEKCPVFSSGNVRHDILSEVLSSKITIQDVVRNDSRLNKHASYYHILSQFEGLLCNLKHNMKKHFDFLDSFYVNLGPRFTLKDSREERTRQELFQCFQRYSDLFCKTDSTELMKNKNLSIMLQIHKARQFLEMRKADTYSGILNCLSNVTSTDMMVKIVRQYDLILSKTPERSVREMVNFIYANVVLSCVKPESQHLRPYKILIDLLCQVLQGQIPSGETLALHFIAVALLWPHQNFMSHTVESQKLGSYVSQIKTSFWNEMKSVLNGKSPVVHFFLGKKQGYDRLIHLGELERCVSPQENFASLWENGKIWKHERVKELLCRVTGWVQRAFILAVPLNTGSKIEVIPMFKSQLCGKIEGENVSFVIGFSMKGPLAFDIY from the exons ATGGAG CCTATTTATTTTCAGAATGAAGAGGAAGGCAAACCAACTGACCTGCCAGATGAGATTAAGGATTGGAATAAACATCACGTGAAACAATGGGCTCTCAACGAGGCTTGTGTGGATGGTGATTCTGCAAATATCTTGCTTCAGCAGAACATTAATGGGCCCAGTCTTTTACTTTTAGAAAAATCTGATTTACTAGAGGTGGGTGTCACACTGGGGCCTGCAAAGTTGATCATTCACAAGCGGGATGAACTTTTGAAATTTAAGAAAGAGCAGTTGAGTAGCCCAACAACAAATCAGTCTGGGAGACCGTGCAAGCCGTACCCTTTTCATCGACACCATGATGCCTGCAGATACAAAGCGAACAGTGTTCTTGATGTAACAGAATCCGGTGCATCAGACTATATCGAACCCTGTCATGAATATAAAGGATACATCCATATGTCAGAGGCAGCTGTAGAGAGCAAAATGGAAAAGTTCACTGATGAGGTTATTCGATTTGCAGCAGCCTGCATGAATAGCCGCACTAATGGCACCATACATTTTGGAGTTGGTGACAAGCCAGACTTTGTTCATGGGCAAGTTTTGGGAGTTAGCGTCCCGGACAAAGAGGCATATGTCAATGCTCTGCCACAAGCCATTGAGGGTCATTTTGAGTATAAACATATCCAGGCAGCCAAGATGTGCATCAAACCACCTCGATTTGTTGAGGTTCTCAATCCTGATATGACATCCTCAGAGAAGTATGTGATAGAAGTGGACATCGTGCCAGACTTTGTGATCTGTCAAGAGAACTTCTATCACGTTTTCCGCTTGGATACAAGGAAATCAAAGAGGAAGTCCAAaagcaaagagaaagagaaagaggagaaaaaacTATTCTTCATTCGTGATCACAGCAGCAGCAGGGATCTCCTTGCACTAACCACTTCTGCCAAGCCAAAGGAAGAATACAATAGGTTTCTCGACGATGTGCCACAGCTGTCACTGCTAAGAAAACAAGCGGAGGAAAATCGCCTTAGtgtggttaaaagtagtgtcCAGGGCTCCAGACTAAGTGAAATGATAACAGGTGGATCCCAATCCTTAGACAAGTCCCACTTCGAGCGGTATTTGATAGTGACAAACAAATCACATTTAGTTCAATTGGAATCCCTGGGATTTATTCCTGAACTAAACCCAACTGCTGTTTTGGACTTTGACCCTGAGTCGGAAAAACATGGATTGATGAAGCACTTTGAAGACCAGAGTACAATAAATATCCACTTGCCAGTACAATATAAAATCACAGAGGCTGTCGAGGACATTGCTAGCAAGCTAAAACTGACTCGAAACACCAGCTGGATCCTCTGCAATGGGGGAATCGAAAGAGAGAGACCCTCAGATGTAGATGACTGGTTAATAGAGAAAGGAGCGTCTGTACGAAATGTGATTTCATTTCTGTGTCGGAAAGATGTGCTACCACACAAGAGATTCCTGGTTATTTTTATATTGCTGTCTACTGTGAGTGAGAAAATGGACCCTCTGCTTGAGACCTTCAGCACATTCTGGCAGGAGCTCAGAGGAACAGAGCAAATACTTTGCATCTGTGAAAATGAAGAAGCATTCACCTGCTGGAGGGACCTGATTGAATCCCGCTATGGATTAGACATTAAAGCAAGATCAATCTATGAGCTCAGTTTTGCTGAAGTTAACGGCACCGTCCTCAGCCTGTGGTCAGACAACCGGAAATCCAGCCGTTTCCTACCCTGTGGAGGAGGCAGCAAAGTGATGTTAACAAAGAAAGAAGAGGGCAGCCTAGACATCCTGAATGTTCTGTGTGTGAATCAGTGTGAGGGAGGAAATGAAGACAAGGCCATCATACAGGAGAAGTTCTACAAAGGAGGAAAGGTGTTATGGTGGAACTTCTATTTCTCTGAGCAGCCAGGATCCATGCCATTCATCAAACGGGACAAGTTTGACTTCATCATGAACACTGTCCTACCAGCTTTGAACTCTTTGAGAAAAGCTtgtgtgtccttcaaacttttgCATGTCCCAGGATGTGGTGGAACTACACTAGCTATGCATATATTATGGGCACTGAAAGACAAGTTCCGTTGTGCTGTTCTGAGGGACAGAACCGCGGATCATGTTGTTGTAGCAGAGCAGGTGGTCAAGCTACTGATGTATGAGACAAAAGAACAATCTCCCCGGATTCCTGTGTTGCTCATGCTAGATGACTTTGAGGAGATTGATGACGCATATGATTTGCAGCAGCTTATTGAGAAGGAATGTGTCAAGAAGGACATTGGATCTAGGTCCCCTCAGGTCATTCTACTCAATTGCATGAGGACTGAGTCTTGGGAGAAGACTGAATCAACTGAAGGCACTGTGTTCATTGGCAATAACCTCTCTGAAATGGAGCAGAGGCAGTTCGAGAAAAAACTGGAGGAGATTGAGAAGACCTACAAGAATGCAGACACATTCTACGCTTTCATGATCATGAAGAAGAACTTTTCACCCGAGTATATACAGGGTGTGGCTCGCAACACCCTAAAGAGCTTCAACATAAATCACAAACATGCACAACTCATTGCTGTTCTGGTCTTGTTGAATGTCTACTGCAAGGGTGCAacactctcagtctctctctgtgaagAGTTTCTTGGCCTCCAGACCAAGCCCCATAGTGGGTCCTCTGATGTTAAGGCTGGATTTGGGAAGTTTTCCACTCTAGTGACCTGCTGCACAGAGGAGGCTAAGGTTGTATTCGAGGCAGTGAGAATGATCCACTCAAGCATGGCCGTGCACTGTTTGAAGGAGCTTACAACCACATACAGTGTAACCAAAGCTGAGATCACTGATCTACTGCTCACCACAAACAAGCTTTATGAGTGCATACAGGGCAAAGATAAACTCATGAAGGATGTTCACACCATGTTAGTGAAAAGACATCACTCAGTCAAGGGTGAAAATTCTAAATTTTCACCTCTCATCCAGGATATTGCAAATGAGACACCAGGTGTTGAAGAAAATGTTCTATTCAATGCAGCCAAGCGCTTTGAAAAAGATGCTGTCATCTCTCAGCTTCTTGCCAGATACCAATACCTGAAGAAAAAGGATTTCAGGGAGGCAAAGGACTGGGCAAAGAATGCGAAAGATCTTTCCAGGGATAACTCCTACATTTCTGACACATCTGCACAAGTGATCAAGCATGAGCTAAAGAGTGAAATACAAAGTGACAAAGAAGATCCCATAAGACCTGAAAGGCTCAAAGGCTATCTTATAATGGCCCAGTCAGCAACAGAGGCCTTCAGGGATACACAGAACATTGCAAAGAAGGAGGCTACTCTGAGAGTacaaaacaagagagacaacagccCTTTCAACACTGCAGGGTGCCTTGGAGAAATTCAGGTTGCAGTCATCATCATCAAAATACTGGAAAAATGTCCAGTGTTTTCTTCAGGCAATGTTCGTCATGACATTCTGAGTGAAGTTCTGTCTAGCAAAATTACAATCCAAGATGTTGTGAGGAATGATTCCAGACTCAACAAACATGCCTCATATTACCACATTCTCAGTCAATTTGAAGGTCTTCTGTGCAACCTTAAACATAACATGAAGAAGCACTTTGATTTTCTTGACAGCTTTTATGTCAACTTGGGTCCCAGGTTCACCCTGAAAGACAGTCGAGAGGAAAGAACTCGACAGGAGCTCTTCCAGTGCTTTCAAAGATACAGTGACCTCTTTTGCAAGACAGATTCCACAGAATTAATGAAAAACAAGAACCTGAGCATCATGCTCCAAATTCACAAGGCAAGGCAATTTTTGGAGATGAGAAAAGCTGATACTTACTCTGGGATTCTAAATTGTCTCTCTAATGTTACCTCAACTGACATGATGGTAAAGATAGTCCGGCAGTATGACTTAATTCTGAGTAAAACTCCTGAAAGGAGCGTGAGAGAAATGGTCAATTTCATCTATGCCAATGTTGTGCTAAGCTGTGTCAAACCTGAATCTCAACACCTTCGCCCGTATAAGATCCTCATTGATCTTCTTTGCCAGGTTCTTCAAGGTCAAATCCCATCTGGTGAGACCTTGGCATTGCACTTCATTGCTGTAGCTCTGCTGTGGCCACACCAGAACTTTATGTCACACACTGTGGAGTCTCAGAAGTTGGGAAGCTATGTGTCACAGATAAAGACATCATTCTGGAATGAGATGAAATCTGTGTTGAATGGAAAGTCGCCTGTTGTCCATTTCTTCTTGGGGAAGAAACAGGGCTATGACCGTCTTATCCACCTTGGAGAACTTGAGAGGTGTGTAAGCCCACAAGAAAACTTTGCTTCGCTCtgggaaaatggaaaaatatggAAGCATGAGAGGGTCAAGGAGCTCCTTTGCAGGGTGACAGGATGGGTTCAAAGagcatttattttggcagttCCCTTGAACACAGGCTCAAAGATTGAAGTCATTCCAATGTTCAAAAGCCAGCTTTGTGGAAAAATCGAGGGAGAAAATGTGTCTTTTGTCATTGGTTTCTCAATGAAGGGCCCACTGGCTTTTGACATATATTGA